The following is a genomic window from Bacillus sp. V2I10.
GCCTTTTCCAGTTCTCAGTAGAAAAAGCATATAAAGTTAAGGCCTTAACTCCAAGTTCATTCGAAAGTTTTGTTACTTTTCTTACAACTTTCATGCCTTCATGATGTCCGGCAATTCTGGGAAGAGCTCTTTTTTTGGCCCAGCGTCCATTACCATCCATAATGATTGCAATATGTTCCGGGATTTCCCTTTTCAGAATTTCTTCTTTTGAGAATTCCGTTTGCTCGCGGGCAGGATTTCTCCATTTTTTCAGTATGTTGAGCATGTGATTCCTCCATCACCATTCTGCGGTCTCATATACTGCAACGATGTTAACAGTATTAACAAAAAAACCCCCTGTAAACATTAGAGGGTCTTTTAAGCACAATTCCATTGTACAGAGTTTTTTCTTAAACTTCCATGATTTCTTTTTCTTTATCTTTAGCAATTGCATCAATTTTGCTGATGAAATCATCTGTTGCTTTTTGAACATTGTCGTTGTTGCTGCGCAGTTCATCTTCTGTGATTTCACCATTTTTTTCGAGCTTTTTCAAGTCGTCATTTGCATCCCGGCGAACATTGCGGACAGCAACTTTAGCTTCTTCAGCATATTTTTTCACAAGCTTTGCAAGCTCCTTGCGGCGTTCCTCAGTAAGTGCAGGGATAGCAAGACGAATTAAAGATCCGTCATTTGTCGGGTTTAATCCAAGATCTGATTTTAAAATTGCTTTTTCGATTTCGCCCAGAACCGTTTTGTCATAAGGCTGAATAACAAGCAGTCTTGCTTCAGGAATATTAATAGAAGCTAATTGGTTTACTGGTGTTGGAGCACCGTAATAATCTACAACGATTTTATCAAGCAATGATGCATTCGCACGGCCTGCACGAACAGTAGAAAGCTCTCTGTTAAATGCAGATACTGCTTTTTCCATTTTGTCTTTCGCTTGTGATAGCACTTGTTTTGCCATGATTATTTCCCCCTTACAATAGTTCCGATATTTTCGCCTAATACCGCACGTTTAATGTTTCCTTCTTCCATAACTGAGAAGACAATAAGCGGAATATCATTATCCATACAAAGTGATGAAGCAGTTGAATCCATTACTTCCAAACCTTCTTTTAAAACATCTAAATAGGAAAGTGTTTCATATTTAACAGCCGTTGAATCTTTTTTAGGATCAGCCGTATAAACTCCGTCTACGTTGTTTTTTGCCATTAGAATGACATCTGCTTCAATTTCCGCAGCACGCAATGCAGCTGTTGTATCAGTTGAGAAATACGGATTTCCTGTACCGGCAGCAAAGATGACAACCCGTTTTTTCTCAAGATGTCTGATTGCTTTTCTTCTTATGTAGGGTTCGGCTACTTGACGCATTTCAATTGAAGTTTGAACACGGGTCTGAATGCCGA
Proteins encoded in this region:
- the frr gene encoding ribosome recycling factor, which translates into the protein MAKQVLSQAKDKMEKAVSAFNRELSTVRAGRANASLLDKIVVDYYGAPTPVNQLASINIPEARLLVIQPYDKTVLGEIEKAILKSDLGLNPTNDGSLIRLAIPALTEERRKELAKLVKKYAEEAKVAVRNVRRDANDDLKKLEKNGEITEDELRSNNDNVQKATDDFISKIDAIAKDKEKEIMEV
- the pyrH gene encoding UMP kinase is translated as MSTPKYNRIVLKLSGEALAGNDSFGIKPAVIQSIAKQVKEIAELDVEVAVVVGGGNIWRGKIGSEMGMDRATADYMGMLATVMNSLALQDSLETFGIQTRVQTSIEMRQVAEPYIRRKAIRHLEKKRVVIFAAGTGNPYFSTDTTAALRAAEIEADVILMAKNNVDGVYTADPKKDSTAVKYETLSYLDVLKEGLEVMDSTASSLCMDNDIPLIVFSVMEEGNIKRAVLGENIGTIVRGK